Proteins co-encoded in one Bradyrhizobium sp. 170 genomic window:
- a CDS encoding helix-turn-helix domain-containing protein, translating into MARAMEVVGDRWSILILREAYYGVKRFDEFEYYVGIAPNILSTRLKKFVDAGVMTRVPLPEHAGRYEYVLTEKGRDFFPAYLALKKWGDDWLAEPAGPQVVFRDRTAGRPIEYPELRTSGGKRLRLEDVEIVAGAGAVPFNRKRFGGDAADRAAAGPKAPVSRRKRK; encoded by the coding sequence ATGGCGCGCGCCATGGAAGTCGTCGGCGATCGCTGGTCCATCCTGATCCTGCGCGAGGCCTACTATGGTGTGAAACGCTTCGACGAGTTCGAATACTATGTCGGGATCGCTCCCAACATCTTGAGCACCCGGCTGAAGAAATTCGTTGATGCCGGCGTGATGACGCGGGTGCCGCTCCCCGAACACGCCGGTCGATACGAGTATGTTCTGACCGAGAAAGGGCGCGATTTCTTTCCGGCCTATCTCGCGCTGAAGAAATGGGGTGACGACTGGCTGGCTGAGCCAGCCGGGCCGCAGGTCGTGTTCCGAGACCGCACTGCCGGGCGCCCGATCGAATATCCGGAATTGCGAACGAGCGGTGGCAAGCGGTTGCGGCTCGAGGACGTCGAGATCGTTGCCGGCGCAGGTGCTGTTCCGTTCAATCGAAAGCGATTTGGCGGCGATGCCGCCGATCGTGCTGCGGCTGGCCCCAAGGCTCCCGTCTCACGACGAAAGCGCAAGTAG
- a CDS encoding xanthine dehydrogenase family protein subunit M: MIPAAFDYVRASSLAQAIDLLRDDPDGAKLLAGGHTLLPALKLRLASPELLIDIGGIAELKGIEISESSVRIGALTTHAELFASEPLYGELPIFRQAACLIADPQVRNRGTIGGSLANADPAADWPAVMVALRAEIEIAGSDGLRRVPAQDFFVDIFSTLLEPDEILASIHIPRPKAGTRFSYRKIRHPASGFAVVGIAVGVLLQQGVVADVSIGVTGAANHAFAGQHAADFLTGKSLSRDNIDQAAKLLSETNECLSDRYASAEYRANLIRIETTRGLLALSS; the protein is encoded by the coding sequence ATGATCCCCGCAGCCTTCGATTATGTCCGCGCATCTTCGCTTGCCCAGGCGATCGATCTGCTTAGGGACGATCCCGACGGAGCAAAGCTCCTCGCTGGTGGCCATACGCTACTGCCGGCGCTGAAGTTGCGGCTGGCGTCGCCCGAACTCCTGATCGATATCGGAGGCATCGCCGAGCTCAAGGGAATCGAAATCAGCGAATCAAGCGTCAGGATCGGTGCATTAACGACGCATGCCGAACTGTTTGCTTCCGAGCCGCTGTACGGCGAGTTGCCGATCTTTCGCCAGGCGGCATGCCTCATTGCCGATCCCCAGGTACGTAACCGCGGCACGATCGGCGGCTCGCTCGCGAACGCCGATCCCGCGGCCGACTGGCCGGCGGTTATGGTGGCCTTGCGGGCGGAGATCGAGATCGCAGGTTCGGATGGGCTCCGAAGGGTGCCGGCACAGGACTTCTTCGTCGATATCTTTTCGACGTTGCTGGAACCGGACGAAATTCTCGCCAGCATCCATATCCCGCGTCCGAAGGCCGGCACGCGCTTCAGCTACCGAAAGATCCGGCACCCCGCGAGCGGCTTTGCCGTCGTAGGAATCGCAGTAGGAGTGCTACTGCAACAAGGCGTGGTTGCCGATGTTTCCATTGGCGTCACCGGCGCAGCGAACCACGCGTTCGCCGGCCAGCACGCAGCCGATTTCCTGACGGGCAAGTCGCTTTCGCGGGACAACATCGACCAGGCAGCAAAATTGCTGAGCGAGACCAACGAGTGCCTCTCGGACCGTTACGCGTCAGCGGAATACCGCGCCAATCTAATCCGGATCGAGACCACGCGGGGGCTACTTGCGCTTTCGTCGTGA
- a CDS encoding xanthine dehydrogenase family protein molybdopterin-binding subunit, which produces MNVTTAAPHIGQPLRRREDLKLLAGKGRYVDDVRLPDMLHMAILRSPHAHAEIRSVDLSGAKVAPGVRLVLSGKALVGRILPIVPNWIIPGSKVPFRPVIATDRVRFVGECVALVVAETLAKAYDAIGLIEVDYKVLPAVTDEEVAIQEDAPQLHDNVPGNITTIYKVRGGDYQKAAGEADHVISLRVVNNRLIPTCMETRAIVASPEPDGTMTVYIGSQVPHMHRRWIAETVGIPEHQLRVVAPDIGGGFGAKMHLYPEDLLCPYLARELGVPVKWWESRSESHQSTSHGRAHTENIEVAFKNDGTIVGLKVATLGNVGAYLSNMASGGPTVNTINFGTGTYKIDNYEAISRVVVTNTVPVDAYRGYGRPEGAYIAERAIDAVARHLKLDQVEVRRRNFVQPADFPYRPYGSMGVMYDSGNYQGLLDKALAAFDYEGRRSECEALRESGIYRGVGVAAYTHMCGMAPSRRLAMSGFDRGGWESARVSIDSSGRATIYSGSMSQGQGHITSLSQIAADVLQIPIENIDIVQGDTRQVQAGHGTFNSRSMAVGGSSVHVSSQRILAKAKKIAAGMLEVDEKDVSYSAGKFSVPGTDIASVTFSSVARMAYVGHKLPDGVAPGLDETVFYDPTGMGSPSGIHLAYVEVDPETGIVDILDYVAVDDVGTLINPLLAAGQIHGGVVQGIAQALYEEVSYDPDNGQLLTGSLLDYAVPRAEHVPNIRSLFQETPSPTNPIGVKGIGESGSIAAPPCMVHAVLNALSPFGIKHLDMPLTPPRVWAAVQKARTGASQ; this is translated from the coding sequence ATGAACGTTACGACCGCTGCCCCCCACATCGGCCAGCCGCTCAGGCGACGTGAAGATCTCAAGCTTCTCGCCGGCAAGGGCCGATACGTCGATGATGTCAGGTTGCCGGATATGCTGCATATGGCGATCCTGCGGTCGCCACACGCCCACGCCGAGATCAGAAGTGTCGATCTGTCGGGCGCTAAAGTCGCCCCGGGTGTTCGCCTCGTCTTGTCCGGCAAGGCGCTCGTCGGCAGGATTTTACCGATCGTGCCGAACTGGATCATTCCCGGCAGCAAGGTGCCATTCCGTCCGGTGATCGCAACCGATCGCGTTCGCTTTGTCGGCGAGTGCGTGGCGCTGGTGGTGGCGGAGACGCTGGCCAAAGCCTACGATGCGATCGGTCTGATCGAGGTCGATTACAAAGTGCTGCCCGCGGTGACCGACGAAGAAGTCGCGATCCAGGAAGACGCGCCGCAGCTCCATGATAACGTGCCCGGCAACATCACCACAATCTACAAGGTGCGCGGCGGCGACTATCAGAAGGCCGCCGGCGAGGCCGATCATGTCATCAGCCTGCGCGTCGTCAACAACCGTCTGATCCCTACCTGCATGGAAACGCGCGCGATCGTTGCCTCGCCGGAACCGGACGGCACGATGACGGTCTATATCGGCAGCCAGGTTCCCCACATGCACCGGCGCTGGATCGCGGAAACGGTCGGGATTCCCGAGCATCAATTGCGCGTAGTGGCACCTGATATCGGAGGCGGCTTCGGCGCCAAGATGCATCTGTACCCGGAGGACTTGCTCTGCCCCTATCTCGCTCGCGAACTCGGCGTTCCAGTCAAGTGGTGGGAGAGCCGCTCCGAGAGCCATCAATCAACCAGCCATGGTCGTGCCCATACCGAGAATATTGAAGTCGCCTTCAAGAACGACGGCACTATCGTCGGCCTGAAGGTAGCGACGCTCGGCAACGTGGGCGCTTATCTCTCCAACATGGCAAGTGGTGGCCCAACCGTGAACACCATCAACTTCGGCACCGGCACCTACAAGATCGACAATTACGAAGCAATTTCCCGCGTTGTCGTCACCAATACCGTGCCGGTCGACGCTTATCGCGGCTACGGCCGGCCGGAAGGCGCCTATATTGCCGAGCGCGCGATCGATGCAGTGGCGCGCCACCTCAAGCTCGACCAGGTCGAGGTACGGCGAAGAAATTTCGTTCAGCCGGCAGATTTTCCCTATCGGCCCTACGGCAGCATGGGCGTGATGTACGACAGCGGCAACTATCAGGGACTGCTGGACAAGGCGCTCGCGGCTTTCGATTATGAGGGACGCCGCAGCGAATGCGAAGCCTTGCGCGAAAGCGGAATTTATCGCGGCGTTGGCGTCGCCGCCTATACGCATATGTGCGGCATGGCACCATCGCGTCGGTTGGCCATGAGCGGATTTGACCGCGGCGGCTGGGAAAGCGCGCGGGTCAGCATCGATTCCAGCGGGCGGGCCACGATCTATTCGGGCTCAATGAGCCAGGGACAAGGCCATATCACGTCGCTGTCGCAGATCGCTGCAGACGTGCTGCAGATTCCGATTGAGAACATCGACATCGTGCAAGGTGACACGCGCCAGGTTCAGGCCGGCCACGGCACCTTCAATTCCCGTTCGATGGCGGTCGGTGGATCCAGCGTGCACGTGTCCTCGCAGCGTATTCTCGCCAAGGCGAAGAAAATCGCGGCGGGCATGCTGGAAGTGGACGAGAAGGACGTTTCCTATTCCGCCGGCAAATTCAGCGTGCCCGGCACCGATATCGCCTCGGTGACGTTCTCAAGCGTAGCCCGCATGGCCTATGTCGGGCACAAGCTGCCTGACGGCGTTGCGCCGGGCCTGGACGAAACGGTGTTCTATGATCCGACGGGTATGGGTTCGCCGTCGGGCATCCATCTCGCCTATGTCGAGGTCGATCCGGAGACCGGGATCGTCGACATCCTCGATTATGTTGCCGTGGATGACGTCGGCACGCTGATCAATCCCCTGCTCGCTGCCGGCCAGATCCACGGCGGTGTCGTGCAAGGCATCGCGCAGGCGCTCTATGAAGAGGTCAGCTACGATCCGGACAATGGACAGCTTCTGACTGGCTCGCTGCTCGACTATGCCGTTCCGCGCGCCGAACATGTGCCGAACATCCGATCGCTGTTCCAGGAAACGCCCTCGCCCACCAACCCGATCGGCGTGAAAGGCATCGGCGAGAGCGGCTCGATCGCCGCCCCGCCTTGCATGGTTCACGCCGTGCTCAATGCGTTGTCACCGTTCGGTATCAAACATCTGGACATGCCGCTGACGCCGCCTCGCGTCTGGGCGGCAGTGCAAAAAGCACGCACGGGAGCCTCGCAATGA
- a CDS encoding (2Fe-2S)-binding protein gives MPEPQTRHMVTLEVNGTRKIVMVEARRLLVHLIREDLGLTGTHVGCDTSQCGACTVEIDGKAVKSCTVLAVMADGASITTIEGLTDTGAELSPVQAAFHEHHALQCGFCTPGMVMSVRQLLKDQPDPSEHEIRHGLAGNICRCTGYHNIVRAVESLASKGDQP, from the coding sequence ATGCCCGAGCCCCAGACCCGTCACATGGTAACGCTAGAAGTTAACGGCACGCGCAAGATCGTGATGGTCGAGGCGCGACGGTTGCTGGTCCATCTGATCAGGGAGGATCTTGGCCTCACCGGCACGCATGTGGGGTGCGATACTTCGCAGTGCGGCGCCTGCACCGTGGAGATCGACGGAAAAGCGGTAAAATCCTGCACCGTACTGGCCGTTATGGCCGACGGTGCGTCGATCACGACGATCGAAGGCCTGACTGATACTGGCGCCGAACTCAGCCCCGTTCAGGCGGCATTCCATGAGCATCACGCGCTGCAATGCGGCTTCTGCACGCCGGGTATGGTGATGAGCGTGCGGCAGCTGTTGAAGGATCAGCCCGATCCGAGCGAACACGAGATTCGCCACGGCCTTGCCGGCAACATCTGCCGCTGCACCGGCTATCACAACATTGTCCGCGCCGTCGAAAGCCTGGCATCGAAAGGCGATCAGCCATGA
- a CDS encoding helix-turn-helix domain-containing protein produces the protein MRSKSFEGMACSIAGVLDAVGDRWAVLILRDLSLGLSKYEDLRKSTGVTHATLSDRLKHLEENELIERRQYQTGPDRYEYLLTRKGRDTILVVQALAQVGDKWAITGSAGPPLKFINKNSGRPVKLALVDDKSGEVVRLRDVQPQAGPGADDLVRWRLTKFNQR, from the coding sequence ATGAGGTCGAAGAGCTTTGAGGGAATGGCGTGCTCCATCGCCGGCGTGCTCGACGCCGTCGGCGACCGCTGGGCCGTTCTGATCCTGCGCGATTTGTCGCTGGGATTGAGCAAATATGAAGATCTGAGGAAGTCGACCGGTGTCACCCACGCCACGTTATCCGACCGGCTGAAGCACCTCGAGGAAAATGAACTGATCGAGCGGCGGCAATATCAGACGGGGCCTGATCGCTACGAGTATCTGCTGACCCGAAAGGGCAGGGACACTATTCTGGTAGTTCAGGCGCTTGCCCAGGTAGGGGACAAATGGGCGATTACGGGGAGTGCGGGGCCACCACTCAAATTCATCAACAAGAACAGCGGCCGTCCGGTAAAGCTCGCACTCGTCGATGACAAATCGGGCGAAGTAGTACGCTTAAGGGATGTCCAACCACAGGCCGGCCCAGGCGCTGATGATTTGGTGAGGTGGCGACTGACCAAGTTCAACCAACGATGA
- a CDS encoding ABC transporter substrate-binding protein, whose amino-acid sequence MDYRILKTAGSLLAAGLLSAATATGAIAQKAYDAGASDTEIRIGNIMPYSGPASAYSVIGKTFSAYFKMVNEQGGINGRKINFISYDDGYSPPKTVEQTRKLVENDEVLLMFGILGTSGNSAIHKYLNTKKIPHLFLATGASKWGDPQNFPWTMAFVPNYQNEARIYAQYILKNHPNAKIGVLYQNDDFGKDYLTGLRDGLGAKASMIVSEAPFEVTAPTVDSQIVQIKSANADVLLTIATPKFTAQSIRKVAEVGWKPVHIVSNVSTSVNGVIKPAGFENAQGVLSAVYLKDANDAQWKNDPGMKEWSGFMDKYFPDGDKNDGFTVYGYAVGKTMVEVLKKCGDNLTRENVLKQATKLDIEVGQLLPGIRLKSSPTDYDLIKQLQMQRFQGSSWELFGPLLSAERS is encoded by the coding sequence ATGGACTATCGCATCTTGAAGACTGCGGGTTCGTTACTGGCCGCCGGTCTGCTCAGCGCCGCGACCGCGACCGGCGCGATCGCCCAGAAGGCTTATGACGCTGGCGCGAGCGATACCGAAATCAGAATCGGCAACATCATGCCATACAGCGGCCCGGCGTCCGCCTACTCCGTGATCGGCAAGACGTTCTCCGCATATTTCAAAATGGTAAACGAGCAGGGCGGCATCAACGGCCGCAAGATCAACTTCATCAGCTACGACGACGGCTACAGTCCACCGAAAACCGTCGAGCAGACGCGCAAACTCGTCGAGAACGACGAAGTGCTGCTGATGTTCGGCATACTAGGAACGTCGGGCAACTCCGCCATCCACAAGTACCTCAACACGAAGAAGATCCCGCACCTCTTCCTCGCGACCGGGGCTTCGAAGTGGGGGGATCCGCAGAACTTTCCCTGGACGATGGCATTCGTTCCCAACTACCAGAACGAAGCCCGCATCTACGCGCAATACATCTTGAAGAACCATCCGAACGCGAAGATCGGAGTTCTTTATCAGAATGATGACTTCGGCAAAGATTACCTCACCGGCCTGCGCGACGGTCTGGGAGCCAAGGCCTCGATGATCGTATCAGAGGCTCCATTCGAAGTGACGGCGCCGACGGTCGATTCCCAGATCGTTCAGATTAAATCCGCGAATGCCGATGTTCTGCTGACGATCGCAACGCCGAAATTTACGGCGCAGAGCATCAGGAAGGTCGCCGAAGTGGGATGGAAACCCGTTCACATCGTTAGCAACGTTTCAACGTCGGTGAACGGCGTGATAAAGCCGGCCGGCTTCGAAAACGCTCAGGGTGTGTTGAGCGCCGTTTATCTCAAAGACGCAAACGATGCGCAGTGGAAGAACGACCCTGGTATGAAAGAGTGGTCGGGCTTCATGGACAAGTATTTTCCTGACGGCGACAAAAACGATGGATTCACGGTGTACGGCTACGCCGTCGGAAAGACCATGGTCGAAGTGCTCAAGAAATGCGGCGACAATCTCACCCGCGAGAACGTGCTCAAGCAGGCGACAAAACTCGATATCGAGGTCGGACAGTTGCTTCCCGGCATCCGCCTCAAAAGCAGCCCGACCGACTACGACTTGATCAAACAGCTTCAAATGCAGCGATTCCAGGGTAGCAGCTGGGAACTGTTCGGGCCGCTCCTCAGCGCCGAACGCAGCTGA
- a CDS encoding multidrug effflux MFS transporter has product MADLSEADQTALPHAPASGALQIAVLAALASMGTLATNILLPSLPQMAISLNVTSAAVTSAITIYLAVFALGQLLVGPLSDRYGRSWPVLIGFAVFFAGSVWCGLASDLPNLLIGRVLQALGACATSVLSRAIARDLFSGAALARAMALIMIAMSAAPGLSPLVGGALDQAFGWRSEFALVASFAVIGAIAYRNVLGETHYSVRIPLDPVAITKTYFGLISDRRFAVPAATVSLVIGGLFSTFSAAPRLFIEALQFTPIQLGLFFAGTVLIVFAAGMMATKFASRYGLERSIRAGLLTAATGSVAILLVSLFSPTFLPFLCAMCVFLFGMAIISPLGTAQALSPFGEKAGAASALLGFWQMMNAAAGVWMAATVSHDAMFALGAVLTIFSLAALGLYALNPRLD; this is encoded by the coding sequence ATGGCCGACCTGAGCGAAGCAGACCAGACTGCGCTGCCACACGCGCCCGCCTCCGGCGCCTTACAGATTGCGGTCCTTGCCGCGCTGGCGTCAATGGGAACGCTCGCGACCAACATTCTGCTGCCTTCGCTGCCACAAATGGCGATTTCGCTAAACGTCACAAGCGCGGCGGTCACTTCGGCCATCACAATTTATCTTGCGGTGTTCGCATTGGGTCAGCTCCTGGTCGGACCGCTCTCGGATCGGTACGGAAGAAGCTGGCCGGTATTGATCGGCTTTGCGGTGTTTTTCGCAGGCAGTGTCTGGTGCGGTTTGGCAAGCGATCTGCCAAATCTTCTGATCGGCCGGGTCTTGCAGGCCTTGGGCGCGTGCGCGACATCGGTACTGTCGCGCGCCATCGCCCGTGACTTGTTCAGTGGCGCGGCGCTGGCACGCGCGATGGCACTAATCATGATCGCGATGTCGGCGGCTCCCGGGCTCTCGCCGCTGGTTGGGGGTGCCCTCGATCAAGCCTTTGGCTGGCGCTCCGAATTCGCTCTTGTCGCCTCGTTCGCTGTGATTGGCGCCATTGCCTATCGCAACGTGCTCGGCGAAACCCACTATTCGGTCCGAATTCCACTCGATCCAGTCGCCATCACCAAAACCTATTTCGGCCTGATCAGCGATCGTCGTTTCGCTGTCCCGGCGGCAACCGTCAGCCTGGTCATAGGCGGGTTGTTCTCGACCTTTTCGGCTGCTCCCCGCTTATTCATCGAAGCACTTCAATTCACCCCGATCCAGCTCGGTCTGTTCTTCGCCGGCACCGTCCTGATCGTATTCGCGGCCGGCATGATGGCGACGAAATTTGCCTCACGCTACGGGCTCGAACGCTCGATCCGTGCCGGTTTGTTGACAGCGGCCACCGGCAGCGTGGCGATCTTGCTCGTCTCGCTGTTCAGCCCGACTTTCTTGCCGTTTCTCTGCGCGATGTGCGTGTTCCTCTTTGGTATGGCCATTATCAGCCCACTCGGCACCGCGCAGGCACTCTCTCCGTTCGGCGAGAAAGCCGGTGCGGCTTCAGCGCTGCTCGGCTTCTGGCAAATGATGAACGCCGCGGCCGGCGTATGGATGGCCGCCACCGTGTCCCATGACGCAATGTTTGCGCTAGGCGCGGTGTTGACTATCTTTTCGCTGGCTGCTCTCGGCCTGTACGCGCTGAACCCGCGTCTCGATTAG
- a CDS encoding acetyl-CoA C-acyltransferase, translating into MTATTDPVVILSATRTPLGRFMGELSPVTAHKLGSHVIGAALERAKLAPDRIDEVFMGNVLPAGQGQAPARQAARGAGLPDATGATTINKVCGSGMKATMLAHDIINAGSATIVLSGGMESMSNAPYLLAKARGGYRAGHDRVIDHMMMDGLEDAYETGRSMGDFGEATAEAYQFTRKDQDAYAMETLTRARKAVEGGAFRAEIAPITLTEKAGPRAIANDEHPLKVDPAKIPGLKAAFRANGTITPAASSANADGAAALILAKRSLADRDGLPVLAEIKGHATHSQEPQWFTTAPIPAIKKLLDKVGWSVGDVDLFEINEAFAVVAMAAQKDLGIARERLNVNGGACALGHPIGATGARLIVTLLHALEAQNLKRGVAALCIGGGEATAIAIERVVR; encoded by the coding sequence ATGACCGCCACCACTGATCCCGTCGTCATTCTTTCCGCTACCCGCACCCCGTTGGGCCGTTTCATGGGTGAGCTATCACCGGTTACGGCGCACAAGCTCGGCTCCCACGTGATCGGCGCGGCGCTGGAACGGGCCAAATTGGCGCCAGACCGGATCGACGAGGTGTTCATGGGCAACGTGCTGCCGGCCGGACAGGGCCAGGCACCCGCCCGCCAAGCCGCGCGTGGCGCTGGCCTGCCCGATGCCACCGGCGCCACCACCATCAACAAGGTCTGCGGTTCCGGCATGAAGGCAACCATGCTGGCCCACGACATCATCAATGCCGGGTCCGCCACAATCGTGCTGTCTGGCGGCATGGAGAGCATGTCGAACGCGCCCTACCTCCTTGCCAAGGCGCGCGGCGGCTACCGCGCCGGCCACGACCGCGTCATCGACCACATGATGATGGACGGGCTGGAGGACGCCTATGAGACCGGCCGCTCGATGGGCGATTTTGGCGAAGCCACCGCGGAAGCCTATCAGTTCACCCGCAAGGACCAGGACGCCTACGCCATGGAAACGCTCACGCGTGCCCGCAAGGCGGTCGAGGGCGGCGCCTTCAGGGCCGAAATCGCGCCGATCACGCTGACCGAGAAGGCGGGCCCGCGCGCTATTGCCAATGACGAGCATCCACTCAAGGTCGATCCCGCCAAGATCCCCGGGCTGAAAGCCGCGTTCCGAGCCAATGGCACCATCACGCCCGCCGCCTCCTCGGCCAACGCAGATGGCGCTGCGGCGCTCATCCTGGCAAAACGCTCGCTCGCCGATCGCGACGGACTTCCGGTGCTGGCCGAGATCAAGGGCCACGCCACCCACAGCCAGGAACCACAATGGTTCACGACGGCACCGATCCCGGCGATCAAAAAGCTGCTCGATAAGGTGGGCTGGAGCGTCGGCGACGTCGACCTATTCGAGATCAACGAGGCCTTTGCGGTGGTGGCAATGGCCGCGCAGAAGGATCTCGGCATTGCGAGAGAAAGGCTCAACGTCAATGGCGGTGCCTGCGCGCTCGGTCACCCGATCGGCGCTACCGGCGCGCGATTGATCGTGACTCTGTTGCACGCGCTAGAAGCTCAGAATCTGAAGCGCGGCGTCGCCGCGCTTTGCATAGGCGGTGGTGAGGCTACCGCTATCGCGATAGAGCGCGTCGTCCGCTGA
- the grxD gene encoding Grx4 family monothiol glutaredoxin: MSVADFIRSEVTANEILLFMKGTPVAPACGFSAQVVRILDHLGVTFKSHDIYESEELRQGIKDYSDWPTIPQLYVRGEFVGGCDIVTEMFRSGELQALLLKERERLRS; encoded by the coding sequence ATGAGTGTTGCAGATTTTATCCGGAGCGAAGTGACCGCCAACGAGATTCTTTTGTTCATGAAGGGTACGCCAGTCGCGCCGGCTTGCGGATTTTCCGCGCAAGTCGTCCGGATACTCGACCATCTCGGCGTAACGTTCAAATCGCATGACATCTACGAGTCCGAAGAACTGCGGCAAGGTATCAAGGATTATTCGGATTGGCCGACGATCCCTCAACTTTACGTGCGGGGCGAATTCGTCGGCGGTTGTGACATCGTGACGGAGATGTTTCGCTCAGGGGAATTACAGGCGCTGTTACTGAAGGAGCGGGAACGACTGCGATCCTGA
- a CDS encoding MarR family winged helix-turn-helix transcriptional regulator, giving the protein MSDSQCFCTILRETTRRLTAIYDETLVDVGVNLAQFNLLQRLERSGPLGITELAGITDLNRTTISRNVKVIERKGLVALEAGEDRRESVVLLTKSGREILTRGLPLWEKAQSIVEAKLGRAGADKLRNTLRTL; this is encoded by the coding sequence ATGTCGGATTCGCAATGCTTCTGCACGATCTTGAGAGAGACCACTCGACGACTCACCGCCATCTACGATGAGACATTGGTGGATGTCGGGGTCAACCTCGCGCAATTCAACCTGTTGCAGAGGCTGGAACGGAGCGGACCTTTAGGAATCACCGAGCTCGCTGGGATCACGGATCTGAACCGAACGACTATATCGAGGAACGTGAAGGTGATCGAGCGGAAGGGCTTGGTTGCCTTGGAAGCAGGAGAGGACCGTCGCGAAAGCGTGGTGCTGTTAACGAAGTCAGGTCGCGAGATTCTGACACGGGGTCTTCCGCTTTGGGAAAAGGCGCAGAGTATCGTTGAAGCCAAATTGGGCCGGGCAGGGGCCGATAAATTGCGAAACACGCTACGAACGCTGTGA
- a CDS encoding LysR family transcriptional regulator, with product MELRRLRYMSVLAEELHFGRAAERLGIAQPALTQHIQALERELGVELFHRTKRSVKLTVAGRVTLNEAIRTLQQAEKTMLVARQAGRGELGHIEIGYVGSAIFTGVLSKAISRFRRDNPLVEFRLNEIGIIQQLDDVSSGQLDPLSGEGRSRRACCYGSRPF from the coding sequence ATGGAACTGCGTCGCTTGAGATACATGTCCGTTCTGGCTGAGGAATTGCACTTCGGAAGGGCCGCAGAACGTCTCGGTATCGCGCAGCCGGCACTCACGCAACATATTCAGGCGCTCGAGCGCGAACTCGGCGTCGAACTCTTCCACCGGACGAAAAGGTCGGTCAAACTCACCGTCGCCGGCCGGGTCACCCTGAACGAGGCGATCAGGACCCTTCAGCAAGCCGAAAAAACCATGCTGGTGGCGCGCCAAGCGGGCCGAGGCGAGCTGGGGCATATCGAAATAGGATATGTGGGGTCGGCCATCTTCACCGGCGTCCTGTCGAAAGCAATTTCCCGGTTTCGCCGAGACAACCCTCTTGTGGAGTTTCGTCTGAACGAGATCGGAATCATTCAGCAATTGGACGACGTCAGCAGTGGGCAGCTTGATCCTTTGAGCGGCGAGGGTAGGTCCCGTCGTGCATGCTGTTACGGGTCGCGGCCATTCTGA